The Mesorhizobium sp. B1-1-8 genome contains a region encoding:
- a CDS encoding aspartyl/asparaginyl beta-hydroxylase domain-containing protein, with translation MSHVYESATDLVRRIYEKRIDAPPVLDTDSYFPNAAKFVAAWQGIRDEALAVQLNRAPRFHDIMPEQAEISANDGLDWRMFVLKAYDMTIPQNLERMPTLSRLLSECPEVKSAAVSFLAPHKHIPPHRGPFRGIMRFHLGLVIPKQADGRPATIMMINHEERRIADGECMLWDDTFEHEVMNNADQARVALLLDVWRPRMPLDMEILSRLIVRGVQVGMHYRGVSFAG, from the coding sequence ATGTCGCACGTCTATGAGTCCGCAACCGATCTCGTCCGTCGTATCTATGAAAAGCGCATAGACGCACCGCCCGTTCTTGATACCGATAGCTATTTTCCGAACGCGGCGAAGTTCGTTGCGGCCTGGCAGGGCATCCGTGACGAGGCGCTTGCCGTGCAATTGAACAGAGCGCCGCGCTTCCACGACATCATGCCTGAGCAGGCTGAAATCTCGGCCAATGACGGCCTCGACTGGCGCATGTTCGTGCTCAAGGCCTATGACATGACGATCCCGCAAAACCTCGAGCGGATGCCTACGCTCAGCAGGTTGCTGTCCGAATGCCCCGAGGTCAAATCGGCGGCTGTCTCATTCCTGGCACCGCACAAGCACATCCCGCCCCACCGCGGCCCCTTTCGCGGCATCATGCGATTTCATCTCGGCCTGGTCATCCCGAAGCAGGCGGATGGCCGCCCGGCAACGATCATGATGATCAACCATGAGGAGAGGCGCATCGCCGACGGCGAGTGCATGCTGTGGGACGACACCTTCGAGCACGAAGTCATGAACAACGCCGACCAGGCGCGCGTGGCTCTGCTGCTCGATGTCTGGCGCCCGCGGATGCCGCTGGACATGGAAATCCTGTCCCGCCTGA